ACCTATGTGTCATATATCATCCGTGGAGTTATATTGCCTCGGAACTTCTCTTCTTAAATATTTTCTCTTGTGTTTTTACTTCTACTGAGGTTTTAAGGTACGTTAAGTGattaaataggagaagaccatcagttttaatttttttaagacgTCTATTCATCTCTCTCTAATCACCAATCCCAATCCCTACGCTCGAGGATCTTTAGATTCCGAAGGAACGAAACCAAGAGTCTGTGACACACTATGTTTGATAATGAAACGTTCTTTCATCAGTGCTACATGAAAGTATAACAATGTATCTGAACTTGTAttaacgatttttttttatagattgcTAGACCGGATGAAACAATAGAGGCCATCTACTACCCACTTAATTGGTTTCATTCTTAGAATCTGCAACTCGTGCTAACCCCATTAGCAGTGGCGAGAATCGATTATAAGAAACCCTCGTTTAGTTATTCTTAGTTATATCAGTGGTGGATCCGGAgctaatttttctttaaaaaaagctcaacttcttcttcttcctccttcctcttctcttctctctcacctttctctttcttctcgtcttcttctcttctttttcctcttttatATCCAAAGATTATGGAGAGACTTAAGGGGGGCTCTTAAGTATTTTCAGGGCTAGAGGTTGAATCCGATCTGAGTAACACTATAGATGACCTTactactttttttctttttttcaggaAGATGACCTTACTACTTTACTTTACATTGTGCTGATAAAGACAAAGATAAAACATATCGTACAATACTATATTTCACCaaaagcacaaaaaaaaaatctacacaacagtttgaaagaaaaaaaaatcatgcattAAGGATAAGTCTACTTAACCCCTAAATTATCGACATCAAGATTTTCTAGATAACCCCATGCAGTATAAAACCAAGTATCGAATCCCTGAACTACTCAACACCGTTTAAACAACCCCTTGAGGTGATTTTGTAAGTAGTTTTGCTACAGTGGTAGTTACGTGGCTGATGACATGACACTAACTtgtcaaagaaaaataaaaaaataaatcccAAAAGAATATGAAATGTAAACTCATGGATCCTAAATTTGGATTCAGAATTATAAAATCAAGATTCAAGTATAGTGAACTTTGTGTTTACCATTTGTTCTAGACTGAAAATGCATCTTTTTCTCATAAAAGGTAGAAGGTAAACCGCTGTAACCCTATAGATTGACGACGGATAATGTAGCGGTCCAGTCTTTCTAATTCCATTTGATTGGCGAGAAGTTTCAAATGGCAAGCACACATTTGTTTGTGGCTTAACAGATCTACTCTCCTTTAATATGTTTGGATTTCAGGAGAGCTTCGTGTAAATTTTGTACCGAGGAGTTTATTTCTCGGTAAATATTGAACTTTCGTCTACTTAGACAGTGTTTGCTTAGTTGTATGAACTGTGCATATATAAGTGGTAGTGATAGCAGTCTGTGTGGCTGTTTGGTTCGCTGCATTTGTACCGTTTTATCTTAGAGGGAGTGATACAGATATCCAAAATATTTCCTCTGTACAGAGAAATTTATTTCTCAGTAAATATTGAGCTTCTATCTACTTAGATAGTATTTGGTTAGTTATATGAACCGGAACATATATATGAGTGGTAGTAACAAGAACCTATGTAACTGTTTGGTTTACTGTACTTGTACCATTTTATTTTGAATGAAATGATACAAACATTTAAAATATTCCCGCAAAATGTTGCATCGGTTAAATCAGCCACACCACTTTATCCAAGATGAAACGTACCCCACACGAGACGTTTCAATCACCTGCTGTGTCCCATTCGCGccgctccctctctccacccaaGCATTAAGCCGCTCTCCCTCTGTACTTTGATGTGGTTAATTATGAAAGGTGACTTCTGAATATTCTGCATcttcaacggtttcccttcaggaTCTAGAATCCCTTCATAACGGGATTTTCGTTTCTTTTAAcgttccaacggtttccctttacGGTTCCCATCGCGAGGGGATTCTCAGAGTCATTCCctccaggacgggattctctctcctttccctttgcaattcccctcgaagggaagctgtggagataagaagaaataaaaggaatgagaacggggaagggaatcagaaagaaaacgaaataaagataatatgattagagatggtctaatgTGGTGTATGTAGTACTGGGTTAATGGCTCTTTGGAATCATCAATTTTATACTTCCATTGTTGCTTCAGTTATATGTGGTGCTTATATGCTTTTTCTTGCAAGAGATCATCATATTTCGCGGGATTTTATCTTTCTGATGAACCACTAAGAAAAAGATAATGTCAAATGTATCGATTTTGTTTTGGAATAGCCTATTAATTTAGGAGCAAAGTTCTTATATACAGAGGTAATCTCACCCCACTAGAGAGGAGGTTATATTCTCCAAACCAAACATAAGCTTATACGAGAGTTGTTATATTTTATAtaaccaactaaataaaaatatatattatcatatataaccaactaaacatatatatatatatatatatatatatatatcagcgTATCTAAAATCAACTATCCAACTGAATTATTTCATACAAAATAGATCTTCTTAAGATGAACTAAACACTAGCTTAGTTTTACGCTATTCAGCCTTGCAACACGTGTTCATTACGGTACATCTAGGAATTCAAACCCATCCAATTTTGTCTCGGATTTAGATCTCAGATGGAGATCCTAATTTCAATATTACTCTAACTTTATCACCAACATATAAATTTATAAATCTAGTCCTATATATCAATAATAAATAGTGAAGCCGGAGAATCCTGTCCCTACCCCCATAGGCCCAGACCGGGCTTCGCTTCAGCTCCCCTGCTCTGTGGATAATAGAACAAGGCGTGCAAGCTTCCTAGCATCAAGATAAGAAAACCGCGCGGCTGCACGGAGGGCGAGCGAGCGGAGGCAGCTCCTCCGGCAACTGCGAGCGCCCGTCCATGGCGTCCCTCTCCCCTTCCCTCCACCTCCCTTGGTacgcctccccctcctcctgcGCCTCTCCTTCCTGCCAATATCCCTCGCCGCCTCGGGCATGGGCTCTCTAGGTGGGAGTGGGACACAGAAATCTTTGCGTTTTTTCTTTGCCTGCCCTCTTTGCTGAGACACGCGAAGTGCTGTGGTTCCGCCGTCGTAGGGAAAGAAATGTTCCCGTGGCCTATGCCCTGGATGGATTTGTTGCGTTTCTTGCTTCAAGGTACCTGCATTTCTTTGGTTAAGTCTTGTTGCTCTACCAACAAAAGGGGAAGGGTGGCGGTGGTACCGCACATTCTTTATTCGGATGCAGTTGGCGTAGGGAGAGTGCGAACAATCAGTCTAAATTTCTAGGCAAATTCCGTTAAATGCAGTCAGCGGCATCTTCCTGCATCTCCTTGACCGCAGGAACTCGCAGTGGAAGGCACATTTTGTTACTAGATATATAACTCTGTACGGGAGTATCTCAAATTGATTGTGCAGCAATTTGGATGAGTGTAGGAACTAGGTGGctttatattaagaagaaattgGCACCCAAATTCGAGTTGAAGATGACTCGAATCTAGGTGGCCCACACCTCCCGCCAACTAAGCTAGGCTCAGTTCCTTATCTTACAAAAATTTTACCTTACCTATGCCAAGACCTTAGATATAGTACTTCTTTTGCTTCCATGGGTCACTGATTGATAATCTACTGTTATATGTATTTATCTTTTTGATATCTGAAGCCTTGTAAATTCACAAAATATGGTGTTAGTGACGAACCTTTAAGTTGCCCCTCTTAGCACCGTTCTGTGATAACCTCATGACCATGTTAACATACCTCATACTTGTAGATACAATGTTCAACGTGAAGATGCGGTTTCTAGCAATCAGCTTTGGGATTTGGTAGCTTTTACCGTTTGGTCTTAAGATGTTTAGATCCCATCTTCTAGTTAGTATCAAATGTTGTGCTGAGCATTCAtgttttaaattcattttagTTTAATAAAGTGCTTAAAACTAAATTGATACATTATTGCTTAATAGAAAGGGCTGTTTTTCCTCTGAAATCTAACATACAAAATTTAGTGGAGCTCTTACTTTGTCTGAAATAAACCAGCAATTCAAGAACTGGCTTCCTTGGAAAGACACAAGGGATCCGTCCTCCTCGTGTTATCCCTACGGACAGAGTCAGTCTTGTCAGAAAAGTAGTGGAATGCAAGGAATCTAGAATTGGAAAGAAGCCCATTGAAGTTCCATCAAATGTTACTCTCACATTAGAGGAGCAGTTTGTCAAAGCTAAGGGTCCGCTAGGGGAATTATCTTTAAGCTATCCAGGTGAAGTGAAAATTGTGAAAGAAGAATCTGGTAAGCTGAGAGTTTTCAAGACTGCGGAAACCAAAAGGGCGAACCAGATGCACGGACTTTTCAGGTAAGTGACAATTGGAACCTACAAAAATGAGTTTGCTTATTTCATGTTTCGCTGGTTCGCTGCTCATATTGTGATTCACTGTTTCACTAGTTTTATCTTTGTTTTCCATATCTTTTCCTGATATTCCTAAAGCTGCCAACTTATGAGCTCTCTGTCCTTGTCTGAACTCACATATTTGAGCTATCGCATATTTCTACGTAGTATCTATTCCTTGTGGCAATATTATACtgtgtatttatttttctctgACCTCTTGTCTGGCCAATAACCAATATATGTGATGATCTGTCTTTGTTTTGGAGCTCAGGAACTAGGCTTTACGCTTTTAAGTGTGGACCAAAAGTCTACTAAACAATCTGCCTTGAGAAGAAACAGTCACAGTTCTAGTAGTTCTGACAGATATCTGGATAAGAATGTCTATCTTGCATTTATCACTCTATCCAGTATTCATACCAAGGAATATCATTTTTAAAGAGCAGTGTTTGGGGCACTTGGGCCATGATTTGTCCTGGTATTCTTCTAATGAATAAAAGGAATAGCAAGATATCATGGTGAAAGTAGCCACCTTGATGCATGATCAAGGATTGACCACAAAGATGTCATAGATCACCAAATTCTCTATTCTTTACTATGCATCAGCTTTTTTTTACCTTCAGGCTTCAGCCAACCCTTTCATAGTTCTCTCATCAGTATCTTCATTTTATTTGCCTTAAGCATTAAGAATCTTCTACTGAATGATCTTTGGACGTTTTCTAATCATCGATTGGTTAAAGATATCatattatgatatttttttaaaatcttgtCTCACCTTTCCTCTACGTATTACTCTAAAAACTCAAGTTAAAATATTCAATGCAGAACCCTGACGGACAACATCATCATTGGCGTGTCAAAAGGATTCGAAAAGAAGCTTCAGTTAGTGGGTGTCGGGTATCGTGCAGCAGTGGAGGGCAACGATCTCGTGATGAACCTGGGATTCTCGCACCCTGTTCGGATGGCTGTTCCAGAAGGCCTGAAGGTTAAGGTGGAAGAGAACACCAGGATCATTGTCAGTGGCTATGACAAGAGCGAAATTGGTCAGTTCGCTGCTACTATCAAGAAGTGGAGGCCGCCTGAGCCATACAAGGGAAAGGGTATCCGATATGCCAATGAGGTTGTGAGAAGGAAGGAGGGCAAAGCTGGAAAGAAGAAATAGAAACTGGTTCTTTGTTTTTGCGGGTTTCATACTTCATTTCATTTCCACTGTAATCCATCGTTATGTACTGAAACCAAACTTAAgaatattttgttcttttctgTTCATGATATGTAGAGATTCAACATTTTCAGCATCCCTTTCTTTCCTGGTCTTTCAAACCCTTCAGCTACTCCATTAGAAAAACCAGAAAGACTTGGAGAACATAACCTCCATACAACCCTGATCAATGTGCAAGTGACAAGTGCTGACAAAGAAGGATAGGGATAGCCTTTCTGTAACAAGATACTTGTTTCCTTTTTTGATGGATCGAGGGAGTTTGGTGTACTGCAGTATCTATGAGGTGGTGTGCCACTGAAATTATTTGACCAGAGGCTGTTTCAGAAGTTGGGCAAGAAGGCCTAGAAGTTGAAGTGGAAGAGCACAGCAGGATCGTTGTGACAGCTTGTGAGCGTGCTCAGTGTGGTTTGTGAAGGAGGAGGGCAGAGCTGCAAAGAAGAAATCGACCAGGAGTAAGGATGATCCAACTGCAATAATTTTTGCTGAGGATAATCCCCCTGTTCTGCCAGTTGCACCCAGAAGGTGGGGTCACTCCTAGACTGTGAAAGACTGAAAGGTATTCTGAACTCTTCTGCATGAGTGTTGACTGAACAAGGGCCGTCTCCCTTATCATTCTACTAATGTCAATCACTAGAAGGTCCTGTTCATCACGCAAAGCTCCATTGATCAGGTTCCTCTGCAAAGGCTAGGATGTTATAAATAGCATGAGCTTTGAGATTTTGGACAGGTGAGGAAGTAGGAATTCAGTGTTGTCTATTTGCGGTGTTTTTGATGTTAGGCTCTACCAGGATAAAGGAGGAACCAGAGCAGTTGAGATATTAGAAGGCAACTGAAATGTACAGACTACATCAACATGtgcatttttttagataaatagAGTTTTATTTCATCTGACCAATGAAATTGTTCCGATCTCTACATCATAAAATGCATTCAGCCTATCATTATTACAAAAGTAAATTCCACCTAGGCAGGAAACGCCATAAGGTACTAGGAAGTTTAACAAATAGGAAATGCTCATTTTAGACATTTAATCTATTGCTAAATCTTCACCTGAACTTGGCGAAGATGTCTATCGTTGTGATCTCCAATTGATGACATTTTGGCCTCATATTCTCTTGGTCCTCCACCTTCCTTTGAAGTAGTGCCCAGAAACGGATCAAGTGTGTAGCCCTGTAGACAACTTGCATAGGAGTAAATATGTTTGTCTTGTTAAAAATCATATCATTCTGGCTAAACCAAATTACCCAACAAATAGCTATGGCTCCCACCAAAATTTGTTTCTTTAGACCTATATTTATTCTACTTAACTGTGAACCAAACATGTTGGATATACTAATAGGAGGAGTTAATCCAAAAGATACTTGAACTATTCTCCAAATGAACtttgcaaaattacaattaaagaaaagatgttgaatagtcttattgcaactacaaaaacaacatttttcaTTCTCATGGCAATTTCTTCTTAATAAATTATCTTTAGTTAAAACCACCCCTGTGTACAGGAACCACATGAAAATATTGATTTTCAATGTAAGCTTCAATTTCCATAAGTATCGATTGTTGTATATTATGTTACTATCTAGCATTGCCCTATACATTGACTGTACCAAGAAATGACCATTTTGATAAAGACCATGTAAACAAGCCAGGCTCCTAAGATAAATCAATGTTAGCGATTTTGGCTACTAGATCATGCCATGTCTACGAAAAGATACATTAGGAGGATCATAATGAAGAACTTCCGAAATAGATTGTTGCTTTCTATAGGCAATGTTGTATAAAGTTGGGTGTTGCTCTTTTAAAGTGGTTGTCTCTAACCATTTATCtttccaaaatctaatttgaGTGTCACTCCTTAATTGAAAATTCCCAGAGCTTAGGAATAGATTTTTGACATTCATTAATTCCGACCAGAATTGTGAATCACCAGGTTTTTTAGCCACTTGAGCAATAGTTTTATTACCCAAAAAAAATTTCTAATCAATTTCTGCCATGTCCCATCCTCATTAATTAACTTAAAGAGTCATTTGCTTAGTAGACATTTGTTTTGGTTATCCAGGTCTTGAAGACCCAAACCACCCTAATCCTTCGGTCTACAAAGTATGATCCACTTTGCCAACCTATATTTCTTCTTATAGTCATCACATTGCCAGAAGAATCTAGATCGGTAATAATCTAATTTCTTGAGAACACCTTTTGGTATCTCGAAGAAGGATAGCATGAACATGGCGAGGCTACTCAAAACTGAGTTAATAAGAACCCGCCTTGCCCCATAAGAAAGATGTTTTCCTTTCCAACTACtcaattttttctcaaatctaTCTTCTATCATTTTTCAATCCTTATTACTTATACGTCTATGGTGCATAGGAATTCCTACATACCTAAACGGATAATCCCCTAGTTCACATCTGAAGATTTGTATATATCGATCATTATAGTCTTTGGCTTCTCCATAGCaaaaaaaagtttatttttatgaaaattaatcTTCAAGCTTGATAATTGCTCAAAGGTATAGAGCAAGAGCTTCATATTTTTTGCATGTTCAAGATCATGATCTATGAAAAGAATCGTGTCATCCGCATATCGAAGAATTGAAAGACCATTTTCAATTAAATGAGGGACTACTCCACCAATTTGTCCATCTTCCTTTACTCTTGCAATGAAAATTGCAAGTATATCAACCACTAAATTAAACAGGATTGGAGACATAGGATCATCTTGTCTTAAACCTTTTCTAGTTTGAAAATAGTACCCCACCTCATCATTAACCTTAACACCTACATTTCCTTTGGTTACAAAATGTTATATCCAAGAACACCAATTGTTTGAGAAACCTTTCATCCTCAACACTTATTGTAAGAAGGGTTATTTGACTTTATCATAAGTCTtctcaaaatcaaattttaggATTACCCCAAAATAACCATCGTCGAAGTCATTACATACAACAGCCAGATCAAAGTTTATTGGAACCACCGGCATGTACCTCCTAAACAGATGCATGAGTTACCTCTGGGACTGTAACATCCGCGAGTTCGGAGGCACCGGCAACCTCTGCGACAATACATGGAGTTTCCTGGGTCAAATGCTCAACAGGCTCCACTTCCTAGCTACTACTGCCCGGCACATCCTGAACCGATGGCATCGAGCTTCCTCCGACACCCACATCAACTACCAACTCTGCGCAACAAACTTGAGAACCATTCACACATTCCTTGTACAGCTTCCAATCAATTTCTGACGTCAAGTCCATAACAACATAGTGAGCCCTACCACCCCTGTCGGCATCAAATCTTTCCCGTATGGTTACATTACTTACATCCGCATCAACATTCATAACTGTCCTAACCCGAG
The nucleotide sequence above comes from Phragmites australis chromosome 4, lpPhrAust1.1, whole genome shotgun sequence. Encoded proteins:
- the LOC133916085 gene encoding large ribosomal subunit protein uL6c-like, whose product is MASLSPSLHLPCNSRTGFLGKTQGIRPPRVIPTDRVSLVRKVVECKESRIGKKPIEVPSNVTLTLEEQFVKAKGPLGELSLSYPGEVKIVKEESGKLRVFKTAETKRANQMHGLFRTLTDNIIIGVSKGFEKKLQLVGVGYRAAVEGNDLVMNLGFSHPVRMAVPEGLKVKVEENTRIIVSGYDKSEIGQFAATIKKWRPPEPYKGKGIRYANEVVRRKEGKAGKKK